The Roseofilum capinflatum BLCC-M114 genome includes a region encoding these proteins:
- a CDS encoding DUF3368 domain-containing protein — MIVISDTSPINNLAAIGYLHLLQSLYETVIIPEAVYQELTDPEFPVSGATEVQTLDWITTCTCRDLNLVEALCNELDRGEAEAIALALEFKADVLLIDERQGRLVADKFHIYYTGVLGVLVEAKKQDLIKAVRPLLDDLIDKAGFWIALPLYNKVLQLVEENE, encoded by the coding sequence ATGATTGTTATCAGCGACACATCACCAATCAACAATTTAGCGGCGATTGGGTATCTTCATTTGTTGCAGTCACTTTATGAGACAGTCATTATTCCAGAAGCCGTTTATCAAGAATTAACTGACCCAGAATTTCCAGTTTCTGGTGCAACTGAAGTGCAAACCTTGGATTGGATTACCACTTGCACTTGTCGAGATCTGAATCTTGTTGAAGCCCTGTGTAATGAACTAGATCGAGGCGAAGCAGAGGCAATCGCTTTGGCACTAGAATTTAAAGCCGATGTTCTCTTAATTGATGAACGCCAAGGTCGTTTAGTTGCCGATAAATTCCATATCTATTATACGGGAGTATTAGGTGTTTTAGTCGAAGCAAAAAAACAAGATTTGATTAAAGCAGTGAGACCATTGCTGGATGATTTAATCGACAAAGCTGGATTTTGGATCGCTTTACCGTTATACAATAAAGTTCTCCAGCTTGTTGAGGAGAATGAATGA
- a CDS encoding class I SAM-dependent methyltransferase, whose protein sequence is MQECPVCQATLQARRSPGLLYCQQCQIWVSDFSTDITQHSEAIIEENRAQGLKQLRLNNFNKILDHLQTYGPLENQRLCDVGCAYGWFLEAAAQRGIEAVGIEPEEAVALQGIKQGLTLKIGYFPDCLDDAERYDIISFNDSLEHLPDLPTIFQACYHHLNPGGKLIINIPNSQGIFFKIAEKLAQFGYSKPWDRLWQKHYRFPHLIYVNPHNLEHYLTPYGFKLLHSQTLETLEIKGLWQRLRMDQSSGWLMSAILYIGLVLLYPLIHNCPSDILLQIYQKEA, encoded by the coding sequence ATGCAAGAATGTCCCGTTTGTCAAGCGACTCTTCAAGCCAGGCGATCGCCTGGTCTATTATACTGCCAACAGTGCCAGATCTGGGTTTCCGACTTCAGCACTGATATCACACAACACTCAGAAGCCATCATTGAAGAAAATCGCGCCCAAGGCTTAAAACAACTACGCCTCAACAACTTTAACAAAATTCTTGACCATTTACAAACCTATGGCCCCTTAGAAAACCAGCGCCTTTGTGATGTCGGATGCGCCTATGGATGGTTCCTAGAAGCAGCCGCCCAACGGGGAATAGAAGCCGTAGGAATTGAACCCGAAGAAGCCGTCGCCCTGCAAGGAATTAAACAAGGATTAACCCTTAAAATCGGCTACTTTCCCGACTGTTTAGACGACGCAGAACGCTATGATATCATCTCCTTTAACGACTCCCTCGAACACTTACCCGACTTACCCACCATTTTCCAAGCCTGTTATCATCACCTCAACCCTGGCGGAAAACTGATTATTAACATTCCCAATAGTCAAGGAATCTTCTTCAAAATTGCCGAAAAACTCGCCCAATTTGGATATAGTAAACCCTGGGATAGACTGTGGCAGAAACACTATCGATTTCCCCATCTCATTTACGTCAATCCCCACAACCTAGAACACTATCTAACCCCCTATGGCTTTAAGCTGCTCCACAGTCAAACCTTAGAAACCCTTGAAATCAAAGGACTCTGGCAACGGTTACGCATGGATCAAAGCTCTGGGTGGCTCATGTCGGCTATACTTTATATCGGGTTGGTTCTCCTCTACCCTCTCATTCATAACTGTCCCTCCGATATCCTGCTCCAGATTTATCAAAAAGAAGCTTAG
- a CDS encoding glycosyltransferase family 2 protein gives MSSKPLIAVIIPCYRVRQHIHSVLSEIGAAVDKIYLVDDCCPENTGEFVEKNSQDCRVQVLYHAQNQGVGGAVITGYQQALLDGATILIKLDGDGQMNPRFIPQLIAPLLAGEADYTKGNRFYHPEHLQGMPMIRVLGNAGLSFLTKLSSGYWELFDPTNGYTAIHHTVLELIPLRKLSKRFFFESDLLFRLNTVQAVVMDIPMASQYGEEESNLKIMKIFLPFLWGNCHNFIKRIFYNYYLRSFSIASLELLLGLPLLGFGFIFGAVAWLKSFTTGETATAGTVMLAALPIILGFQLVLSFINYDISITPRIPLQRKWGRAGFRKRT, from the coding sequence TTGAGTTCAAAGCCGCTAATTGCTGTGATTATTCCCTGTTACCGAGTGCGCCAACATATCCATTCTGTGTTATCAGAAATTGGTGCAGCAGTGGATAAAATCTACCTAGTGGATGATTGTTGCCCGGAAAATACGGGGGAGTTTGTAGAAAAAAATAGTCAAGATTGCCGAGTTCAAGTTCTCTATCATGCCCAAAATCAGGGGGTTGGTGGTGCAGTGATTACGGGATATCAACAGGCACTTCTGGACGGAGCCACCATTTTGATTAAGCTGGATGGGGATGGGCAAATGAATCCCCGTTTTATCCCTCAATTGATTGCGCCGTTGCTCGCAGGAGAAGCAGATTATACAAAAGGAAACCGTTTTTATCATCCCGAACACCTGCAAGGAATGCCGATGATTCGAGTATTGGGGAATGCGGGTTTATCGTTTTTAACGAAACTTTCTTCTGGATATTGGGAATTATTCGATCCTACGAATGGCTATACTGCGATTCATCATACGGTTTTAGAATTGATTCCGTTGCGGAAATTGAGTAAACGGTTTTTCTTTGAGTCGGATTTACTGTTTCGTCTGAATACAGTGCAAGCGGTGGTGATGGATATTCCGATGGCTTCCCAATATGGAGAGGAAGAGAGTAATTTGAAGATTATGAAGATTTTTCTGCCGTTTCTATGGGGGAATTGCCATAATTTTATTAAGCGAATTTTCTATAATTATTATCTGAGAAGTTTTTCGATCGCCTCCCTAGAGCTGTTGCTAGGATTGCCGTTATTGGGTTTTGGGTTTATTTTCGGGGCTGTGGCTTGGCTGAAAAGTTTTACTACGGGTGAAACGGCGACTGCGGGAACGGTGATGTTAGCGGCGCTGCCAATTATTCTGGGCTTCCAGTTGGTGTTATCGTTTATTAACTACGATATTTCGATTACGCCTCGCATTCCGTTGCAACGGAAGTGGGGGAGGGCGGGTTTCCGCAAGCGGACATGA
- a CDS encoding class I SAM-dependent methyltransferase: MFIQLDPDFLAQIATDNDRIPTLYYSKLDLIRAVFWMRLRLIYSILQDLYIQRETCLDFGGGGGIFLPTLAEDFDRVFFLDLEDREARQVIAHYNLSNIQIIKQDVSQVKLPHESFDAIIAADVLEHFQDLSIPTQPLKSWLKPNGVLITSLPTENWIYQGLRTLFNIEKPIDHYHTGYEVEAYLESEGFHPIHRQFVPLVWNLFPLFLITVWRFKPQKT; this comes from the coding sequence ATGTTTATTCAACTCGATCCAGATTTTTTAGCCCAAATTGCAACCGATAACGATCGCATCCCCACCCTGTACTATTCTAAACTCGATTTAATCCGAGCCGTCTTCTGGATGCGACTCAGATTAATCTACTCCATCTTACAAGATCTGTATATTCAACGGGAAACTTGCCTAGACTTTGGTGGGGGTGGCGGCATTTTCTTGCCCACATTAGCCGAAGACTTCGATCGCGTCTTTTTCCTAGATCTCGAAGATCGAGAAGCCCGTCAAGTTATCGCTCACTATAACTTATCCAATATTCAGATTATCAAACAAGATGTCAGTCAAGTCAAGCTGCCCCATGAATCCTTCGATGCCATTATTGCGGCTGATGTTCTCGAACACTTCCAAGATTTATCTATTCCCACCCAACCCCTAAAATCTTGGCTCAAACCCAACGGGGTTTTAATTACCTCCCTACCCACAGAAAACTGGATTTATCAAGGATTACGCACCCTTTTCAATATCGAAAAACCCATCGATCATTATCATACCGGATACGAAGTCGAAGCCTATCTAGAATCTGAAGGATTTCACCCGATTCACCGTCAATTTGTCCCCCTCGTCTGGAATCTGTTTCCCTTATTTTTAATCACGGTATGGAGATTTAAACCCCAAAAAACATGA
- a CDS encoding UPF0175 family protein gives MSILISDEILTLTRMSEPEMRQEIAVLLFQKRKLSLAQASRFAQMNRIAFQHLLASRQISVYDLEDFEKDIKNLQEIGRL, from the coding sequence ATGAGTATTCTTATTTCTGATGAAATCTTAACTCTGACTCGGATGAGTGAGCCTGAAATGAGGCAAGAAATCGCGGTTTTACTGTTTCAAAAAAGAAAGCTAAGTCTAGCTCAAGCTAGTCGTTTTGCTCAGATGAATCGTATCGCTTTCCAGCATCTTCTGGCTAGTCGTCAAATTTCCGTTTACGATCTAGAAGATTTTGAGAAAGATATTAAAAACCTACAGGAAATCGGTCGGCTATGA
- a CDS encoding EamA family transporter — protein sequence MTLPIITYLIACVFSISLGQLLFKLAANFSNTHSPQGLTLMSYLSNPYLWSALIIYGSATLFWMWLLRFIPLNQAYPFMALAFVIVPLLSSLFLGEKVDARYLVGVALIMSGLIIMNYQ from the coding sequence ATGACATTACCCATCATCACTTACTTAATTGCCTGTGTCTTCAGCATTAGCCTTGGGCAACTCCTGTTTAAGTTAGCCGCTAACTTTAGTAATACCCACTCTCCCCAAGGGTTAACCCTGATGAGCTATTTAAGCAATCCCTATCTGTGGAGCGCCCTGATTATTTATGGCTCGGCTACCCTGTTTTGGATGTGGTTATTGCGGTTTATTCCGCTCAATCAAGCTTATCCGTTTATGGCATTAGCGTTTGTGATTGTTCCCCTGCTCAGTAGCTTATTCTTAGGGGAAAAAGTCGATGCTCGCTACTTGGTGGGAGTTGCCCTGATTATGTCTGGTTTAATTATTATGAATTATCAATAA
- a CDS encoding glutamate-5-semialdehyde dehydrogenase produces MTSSHDLLEDVGASHQASLILSKTPSPLRDRALKLMAEVLEDSIDRVLEANTLDLETSREMAVPDLILEWLKLTPERIQHAVKILQRLSEFPDPLQEVMNASYQVQEVQTYCQRMPLGVVALVYEAFPELGAIAAGLCLKTGNSLILRGGSESSHTNHAIAEALQTALDEEGLPKDALILLPSEEGAPIREVIRQDQQIDLVIPYGRPSLVEQVVRQATAPVLRSAMGNCYLYWGNSGSLDTVRHLILDSHASEPDPVNAIEKVLIEQGQSSSAMVSLWKFLKEKGFELRADPELAAQHEELKPAEPEEWNQAYLEKIVTFKVADNIDEAIAWMNAHSSGHANCLVTQSYNESRKFALGINSASLYINASPRFYRYRTRGNTVFLGMSNQKGVRRGLINLEALTTVKYIIQGNR; encoded by the coding sequence ATGACTTCATCCCATGACCTTTTGGAGGATGTGGGCGCTTCCCACCAAGCCTCTTTAATTTTATCGAAGACTCCGAGTCCTTTGCGCGATCGCGCCCTGAAGCTGATGGCAGAGGTGTTGGAGGACTCTATTGATCGAGTGTTAGAGGCCAATACCTTAGATTTAGAAACGTCCCGTGAGATGGCGGTTCCGGATCTGATTTTAGAATGGCTCAAGTTAACCCCGGAGCGCATCCAACATGCGGTTAAAATCTTACAACGATTGTCAGAGTTCCCTGACCCGCTCCAAGAGGTGATGAACGCTTCTTATCAAGTGCAAGAGGTACAAACCTATTGCCAGCGAATGCCTTTAGGAGTGGTGGCTTTGGTGTATGAAGCGTTTCCAGAGTTGGGGGCGATCGCCGCCGGATTATGCTTAAAAACGGGAAATAGCTTAATTTTACGGGGAGGTAGTGAATCCTCCCATACGAATCATGCGATCGCTGAAGCCCTACAAACGGCATTGGACGAGGAGGGATTACCGAAAGATGCATTAATCTTGTTACCTTCAGAAGAAGGCGCTCCCATTCGCGAGGTGATTCGGCAAGACCAGCAGATTGATTTGGTGATTCCCTACGGTCGGCCGTCCTTGGTAGAACAAGTGGTGCGACAGGCTACTGCACCGGTATTGCGATCGGCGATGGGTAATTGTTATTTATATTGGGGTAATTCTGGCAGTTTAGATACAGTTCGTCATTTAATTCTAGATTCCCACGCCAGCGAACCCGATCCCGTCAATGCCATTGAGAAGGTTTTAATTGAACAGGGACAAAGTTCTTCGGCCATGGTTTCTTTGTGGAAGTTCTTGAAAGAAAAAGGGTTTGAACTCAGGGCAGATCCCGAATTAGCGGCTCAACATGAGGAGCTGAAACCCGCAGAACCGGAGGAATGGAATCAGGCGTATTTAGAGAAAATTGTTACATTTAAGGTGGCAGACAATATAGACGAGGCGATCGCCTGGATGAATGCCCATAGCAGTGGCCATGCCAATTGTTTAGTCACCCAATCCTATAACGAAAGTCGTAAATTTGCCCTAGGTATTAACAGTGCTTCACTCTACATTAATGCCAGTCCTCGGTTTTATCGCTATCGCACTAGAGGCAATACGGTATTTTTAGGTATGTCGAATCAAAAAGGAGTGCGCCGAGGTTTGATTAATTTAGAAGCTCTAACCACAGTCAAATACATTATTCAAGGGAATCGCTAA